In a genomic window of Strix aluco isolate bStrAlu1 chromosome 3, bStrAlu1.hap1, whole genome shotgun sequence:
- the XKR5 gene encoding XK-related protein 5 → MRGAFPGLCLALLAAERGARLCTIVHYLVRGQLGWLGLTIACAVPGYAAQLLSILWFRADGHPPSCWLLGLHLLQLGLWKRYWDVLRMAAKTGGGACAGEVLTQHGDVCVLRLLEALLQTLPHLLLQAYVVVAVEPAGFVPGVSAGLSLLSLAWALVSYSRFTCLLKPGHLCLPATAILCLLLWRMGMLGTRVLALVLFARLYSFWVFAVAGVHWLLMSFWLVAQQTDIVAQPCRWRLFNCLVGAVYIFCYVNVRPGPSRHRVAVFYAIMLMENTLLLLLATRFLQAELRNSLCMTGAIMSGSVIGAAALVVYYSLLHPKSTEIWQGFLETTCSAAAADDDEVAGDGSQAEQSLGISGDGESLAGKGTVADPKNGNGSSLLQFRGCLEDNWTNHHHWLLVKLALKTGDMSTINAAFGDGGVGEVYPGGWMMGKPAGVEPGANLCLPTREIVPLGVESGLTDEKLQVAGNGGGSKPSTGAARKEREDGAGQEPGFHPAVSFLSSFSPDPAEGSSVYFSASMGGITSPGTGIATATCMALVQRDGKAQPPPGSLGGGGGGDLSLEMASISPILGTCAHKHHRSSSSLSGTGGCGVSGPPKEGSEPLGLEGALVGWHHLWNTHPCGTQGTVVRSKLRPPCFTSTPKADSECLQQGLGHPGEGTDLLLE, encoded by the exons ATGCGCGGGGCCTTCCCGGGGCTCTGCTTGGCGCTGCTGGCGGCGGAGCGCGGAGCGC GGCTCTGCACCATCGTCCACTACCTTGTCCGCGGGCAGCTGGGCTGGTTGGGGCTGACCATCGCCTGCGCAGTGCCCGGCTACGCAGCTCAGCTCCTCAGCATCCTCTGGTTCAGGGCGGATggtcacccacccagctgctggctcctgggcctccacctcctgcagctgggcCTCTGGAAGCG GTACTGGGATGTCTTGCGGATGGCGGCAAAGACGGGCGGCGGTGCCTGTGCCGGCGAGGTGCTGACGCAGCACGGGGACGTGTGTGTGCTGCGGCTCCTGGAAGCCCTGCTGCAGACCCTGcctcacctcctgctgcaggCCTACGTCGTCGTGGCAGTTGAGCCAGCTGGTTTTGTCCCCG GTGTCAGTGCGGGGCTGTCCCTGCTCTCCCTCGCCTGGGCTTTGGTCTCCTACAGCCGCTTCACCTGCCTGCTGAAACCCGGACACCTCTGCCTGCCAGCCACAGCCATCCTCTGCCTACTGCTCTGGAGGATGGGGATGCTGGGGACCAGGGTCCTGGCCCTGGTGCTCTTCGCCAGGCTGTATTCCTTCTGGGTTTTTGCTGTGGCAG GTGTCCACTGGCTGCTCATGTCCTTCTGGCTGGTGGCCCAGCAGACCGATATTGTGGCCCAGCCCTGCCGCTGGAGGCTGTTCAATTGCCTGGTGGGAGCCGTGTACATCTTCTGCTATGTTAACGTCCGGCCCGGTCCCTCCAGGCACAGAGTGGCCGTGTTTTATGCA ATAATGCTGATGGAAAacaccctcctgctgctgctggccaccCGGttcctgcaggcagagctgaggaaCAGCCTGTGCATGACCGGGGCCATCATGTCAGGGTCTGTAATAG gtGCTGCAGCTCTGGTGGTTTATTACAGCCTGCTCCATCCCAAGTCCACAGAGATCTGGCAGGGCTTTCTGGAGAcaacctgcagtgctgcagctgccGATGATGACGAGGTTGCTGGAGATGGCTCCCAAGCAGAGCAGAGTTTGGGAATTTCAGGAGATGGAGAGTCCTTGGCAGGCAAAGGGACCGTGGCAGATCCTAAGAATGGGAATGGCTCGTCGCTCCTCCAATTCAGAGGGTGTTTGGAGGACAACTGGACAAACCATCACCACTGGCTGCTGGTAAAGCTGGCCTTGAAGACAGGAGATATGTCCACAATCAACGCAGCTTTTGGAGATGGTGGTGTAGGAGAGGTTTACCCTGGAGGATGGATGATGGGGAAACCCGCTGGTGTTGAGCCTGGGGCAAACCTTTGCCTCCCCACAAGGGAAATCGTTCCTCTGGGTGTTGAATCTGGTCTGACTGATGAGAAATTGCAGGTGGCGGGGAATGGAGGAGGCAGCAAACCCAGCACCGGCGCTGCGAGAAAGGAACGGGAggatggagcagggcaggagcctgGTTTTCACCCGGCTGTATCCTTTCTCAGCAGCTTCTCCCCGGATCCAGCCGAGGGCTCCTCTGTGTATTTCAGTGCGAGCATGGGAGGCATCACTTCTCCTGGCACAGGGATAGCCACAGCTACGTGCATGGCCCTGGTGCAAAGGGACGGCAAAGCCCAGCCTCCTCcaggcagcctgggaggaggaggaggaggggatttATCCCTAGAGATGGCGAGCATCAGCCCAATCCTGGGCACTTGTGCCCACAAGCATCACCGGAGCAGCTCTTCCCTTAGCGGCACAGGGGGCTGTGGGGTGTCGGGTCCCCCCAAAGAGGGCTCAGAGCCCTTGGGGCTGGAGGGTGCCCTCGTGGGGTGGCATCACCTTTGGAACACCCACCCTTGTGGCACACAAGGGACTGTTGTGAGGAGCAAGCTGAGGCCACCATGCTTCACCTCCACCCCCAAGGCTGACTCTGAATGcctgcagcaagggctggggcATCCGGGAGAGGGGACAGACCTGTTGCTGGAGTAA